From Brassica oleracea var. oleracea cultivar TO1000 chromosome C3, BOL, whole genome shotgun sequence, a single genomic window includes:
- the LOC106331561 gene encoding uncharacterized protein LOC106331561, with amino-acid sequence MAFLVRSPDIPTRIFSDSNSSVSHAFTRRKVTVSARDSSSFKIQESRLYAKFSAPAKEDCKISRHDEEEEDKESYYVNKGHAVQCLREELPSLFLKDPNFHIYRDDIVFRDPINTFMGIDNYKSMFWWLRFLGRIFFRALCLDIVSIWQPTDNTLMIRWTVHGVPRGPWETRGRFDGTSEYKFDKNGKIYVHKVDNIAINSPPKFQLLSVQDLVEAISCPSTPKPTYFEFKDSSSSSSETY; translated from the exons ATGGCGTTCCTTGTCCGATCGCCGGATATACCCACACGAATCTTCTCCGATTCGAATTCGAGTGTGAGCCATGCGTTTACGAGGAGGAAGGTTACTGTTTCCGCGAGAGATTCGTCTAGTTTCAAGATTCAGGAATCGAGACTATACGCGAAATTCTCAGCTCCGGCTAAAGAAGACTGCAAGATTAGCAGACATGATGAGGAGGAGGAGGATAAAGAGAGCTACTACGTGAATAAGGGCCACGCCGTTCAGTGTCTCAGAGAGGAGCTTCCTTCCTTGTTCCTCAAAGACCCCAACTTCCACATTTACAG GGATGATATTGTGTTTCGAGATCCCATTAACACCTTTATGGGAATTGATAACTACAAATCCATGTTCTGGTGGTTACGTTTCCTTGGAAGGATCTTCTTCAGAGCACTCTGCCTAGACATTGTTAGTATTTGGCAACCCACAGATAACACTCTCATGATTCGATGGACTGTTCACGGAGTTCCTCGTGGTCCCTGGGAGACTCGTGGTCGTTTTGATGGCACTTCCGAGTATAAATTCGATAAGAATGGCAAGATTTATGTACACAAAGTCGATAACATCGCTATTAACTCGCCTCCAAAGTTTCAATTGCTCAGTGTTCAAGACCTTGTTGAAGCCATTAGCTGCCCTTCCACACCCAAGCCGACCTATTTTGAGTTTAAAGACTCATCATCATCATCTTCGGAAACATACTAG
- the LOC106332446 gene encoding protein ABIL1-like isoform X1, whose protein sequence is MKEEALVTDDPAMTFEEVSMERSKSFVKALQELKNLRPQLYSAADYCEKSYLHSEQKQMVLDNLKDYTVKALVNAVDHLGTVASKLTDLFDHQSSDISTMQLRASCVSQQLLTSRTYIDKEGLRQQQLLAVIPVHHKHYTLPNSVNKRVHFSPLRRTDTRQNHYQVDISRLQPSDAPSSKSLSWHLGSETKSTLKGTTTVASSSKDSKAFVKTSGVFHLSGDEENIINKKPFVGGSQVSGVPATSTITRQTYGVAHKAVEVPKLTTAHKSHDNPRGEIIQAPVRTKSVMSAFFVKPKTPKLKAGYVS, encoded by the exons ATGAAAGAAGAAGCTTTGGTGACGGATGATCCAGCAATGACCTTTGAAGAGGTTTCTATGGAACGCAGCAAGAGCTTCGTTAAGGCGTTACAG GAGCTCAAGAACTTGAGGCCTCAGCTTTACTCGGCTGCTGATTACTGTGAAAAGTCTTATCTTCATAGCGAACAAAAGCAAAT GGTACTGGACAATTTAAAGGACTACACTGTAAAGGCTCTGGTTAATGCTGTTGATCACCTTGGAACTGTTGCTTCCAAGCTTACTGATCTCTTTGATCACCAAAGCTCAGACATATCAACTATGCAGTTGAGAGCTTCTTGTGTTAGCCAG CAACTGCTAACAAGCCGGACATATATAGACAAAGAAGGTCTTAGACAGCAACAGCTATTAGCAGTTATCCCAGTGCATCACAAGCACTACACACTACCCA ATTCTGTTAACAAGCGGGTACACTTTAGTCCTCTCAGACGCACAGACACAAGACAGAATCATTATCAAGTAGATATATCCCGTCTTCAACCTTCAG ATGCCCCTTCATCGAAATCACTCTCCTGGCATTTAGGATCAGAGACAAAGTCTACCCTAAAAGGAACAACCACTGTTGCATCAAG CTCGAAAGATTCAAAAGCTTTTGTAAAGACATCTGGAGTGTTCCATCTTTCAG GTGATGAAGAAAACATAATAAACAAGAAGCCTTTTGTCGGAGGTTCTCAGGTCTCAGGTGTTCCTGCAACATCCACCATCACAAGGCAGACATACGGCGTTGCCCATAAG GCTGTGGAAGTTCCCAAACTTACGACGGCACACAAGTCACATGACAACCCACGAGGAGAGATCATTCAAGCCCCTGTACGGACCAAAAGTGTTATGTCTGCGTTCTTCGTTAAACCGAAAACTCCAAAGCTCAAAGCTGGTTACGTCTCGTGA
- the LOC106332446 gene encoding protein ABIL1-like isoform X2: MKEEALVTDDPAMTFEEVSMERSKSFVKALQELKNLRPQLYSAADYCEKSYLHSEQKQMVLDNLKDYTVKALVNAVDHLGTVASKLTDLFDHQSSDISTMQLRASCVSQQLLTSRTYIDKEGLRQQQLLAVIPVHHKHYTLPNSVNKRVHFSPLRRTDTRQNHYQVDISRLQPSGSETKSTLKGTTTVASSSKDSKAFVKTSGVFHLSGDEENIINKKPFVGGSQVSGVPATSTITRQTYGVAHKAVEVPKLTTAHKSHDNPRGEIIQAPVRTKSVMSAFFVKPKTPKLKAGYVS, translated from the exons ATGAAAGAAGAAGCTTTGGTGACGGATGATCCAGCAATGACCTTTGAAGAGGTTTCTATGGAACGCAGCAAGAGCTTCGTTAAGGCGTTACAG GAGCTCAAGAACTTGAGGCCTCAGCTTTACTCGGCTGCTGATTACTGTGAAAAGTCTTATCTTCATAGCGAACAAAAGCAAAT GGTACTGGACAATTTAAAGGACTACACTGTAAAGGCTCTGGTTAATGCTGTTGATCACCTTGGAACTGTTGCTTCCAAGCTTACTGATCTCTTTGATCACCAAAGCTCAGACATATCAACTATGCAGTTGAGAGCTTCTTGTGTTAGCCAG CAACTGCTAACAAGCCGGACATATATAGACAAAGAAGGTCTTAGACAGCAACAGCTATTAGCAGTTATCCCAGTGCATCACAAGCACTACACACTACCCA ATTCTGTTAACAAGCGGGTACACTTTAGTCCTCTCAGACGCACAGACACAAGACAGAATCATTATCAAGTAGATATATCCCGTCTTCAACCTTCAG GATCAGAGACAAAGTCTACCCTAAAAGGAACAACCACTGTTGCATCAAG CTCGAAAGATTCAAAAGCTTTTGTAAAGACATCTGGAGTGTTCCATCTTTCAG GTGATGAAGAAAACATAATAAACAAGAAGCCTTTTGTCGGAGGTTCTCAGGTCTCAGGTGTTCCTGCAACATCCACCATCACAAGGCAGACATACGGCGTTGCCCATAAG GCTGTGGAAGTTCCCAAACTTACGACGGCACACAAGTCACATGACAACCCACGAGGAGAGATCATTCAAGCCCCTGTACGGACCAAAAGTGTTATGTCTGCGTTCTTCGTTAAACCGAAAACTCCAAAGCTCAAAGCTGGTTACGTCTCGTGA
- the LOC106332000 gene encoding 39S ribosomal protein L46, mitochondrial-like yields MQRLRSQQLLRRPLWESRRLGGGYCTSSSSEKIVASVLFERLRVVIPKPDPAVYAFQEFKFNWQQQFRRRYPDEFLDIAKNRAKGEYQMDYVPAPRITEADKNNDRKSLYRALDKKLYLLIFGKPFGATSDEPVWHFPEKVYDSEPTLRKCAESALKSVLGDLTHTYFVGNAPMAHMAIQPTEETPDLPSYKRFFFKCSVVAASKYNISNCEDFVWVTKDELLEFLPEQAEFFNKMIIS; encoded by the exons ATGCAGAGATTGAGATCTCAGCAGTTACTAAGAAGGCCTCTCTGGGAGAGCAGGAGGCTTGGAGGAGGGTATTGCACGAGCTCCTCCTCCGAAAAGATCGTAGCTTCGGTGCTTTTCGAGAGATTACGCGTTGTGATTCCCAAACCAGATCCTGCTGTCTACGCCTTTCAGGAGTTCAA ATTCAATTGGCAACAGCAGTTTCGCCGTAGATACCCAGATGAGTTCTTGGACATTGCTAAGAACAG AGCCAAGGGTGAATATCAAATGGACTATGTACCTGCTCCCAGAATCACTGAGGCTGACAAGAATAACGATAGGAA GTCATTATACAGAGCTCTTGACAAAAAGTTGTATCTTCTCATCTTCGGCAAGCCTTTTGGAGCTACTAGTGACGAACCTGTCTGGCATTTCCCTGAGAAAGTGTATGATTCTGAGCCAACTCTTCGCAAG TGTGCTGAATCTGCTTTGAAGTCAGTGTTAGGAGACCTGACTCACACATACTTTGTTGGAAATGCTCCAATGGCTCACATGGCTATTCAACCTACTGAAGAAACACCTGATTTGCCATCTTACAAG AGGTTCTTCTTCAAATGCAGTGTAGTAGCAGCGTCCAAGTACAACATAAGTAACTGCGAGGATTTTGTGTGGGTTACCAAAGATGAGCTTTTGGAGTTCCTCCCTGAGCAAGCTGAGTTCTTCAACAAGATGATAATTAGCTGA
- the LOC106333643 gene encoding desiccation-related protein At2g46140-like: MASTEQKEVEENGSMISGLLDKAKGFFAEKLANVPTPEAAVDNVDFKGVTRQGVDYHAKVSVKNPYSQTIPICQISYVLKSATRTIASGTIPDPGSLVGNKTTVLDVPVKVAYSIAVSLMKDIGSDWDIDYQLDIGLTFDIPVVGDITIPVSTQGEIKLPSLRDFF; encoded by the exons ATGGCATCAACGGAGCAAAAGGAGGTAGAAGAAAATGGGTCGATGATTTCAGGTTTGTTGGACAAAGCCAAAGGTTTCTTTGCAGAGAAGCTAGCGAATGTTCCGACTCCTGAAGCCGCCGTAGACAACGTCGATTTCAAAGGCGTGACACGTCAAGGTGTAGACTATCACGCCAAGGTCTCCGTCAAGAATCCTTACTCTCAGACGATCCCTATTTGCCAGATCTCTTACGTCCTCAAGAGCGCCACAAG GACGATAGCGTCGGGTACAATACCGGACCCGGGTTCGTTGGTTGGGAACAAGACAACGGTTTTGGACGTACCGGTTAAGGTGGCTTATAGCATAGCGGTTAGTCTGATGAAGGACATTGGCTCGGACTGGGACATTGACTATCAACTCGACATTGGACTAACCTTCGATATTCCTGTTGTTGGTGACATTACCATTCCTGTTTCTACTCAGGGTGAGATCAAGCTCCCTTCCCTTCGCGACTTCTTTTAA